The segment ATAACATTAATTTTGCCATTTCACAACACCTCCTTAGTCTTCATATTTTGCTAAAATATCATCTACGTCAATTAAAATATAGTCTTCGTCATCTATCTTTATTTCAGTTCCAGAATATTTTGCAAAAATTACATGATCACCAATATTTAATTCTACATCTGAGTCAATATTTCCAACAGCAACCACTTCTGCTCTCATAGGTTTTTCTTTAGCTGTATCTGGTAAAACAATACCGCCTTCTGTTTTCTTTTCTTCAATAACAGGTTTTATTAATAATCTGTTTCCTAATGGTCTTACTTTCATTCTTATCAACCTCCTTACCTTTTTTATTAATTTTAGCAGTCAAATTATCCGAGTGCTAATTTCCAATTTTATGATACTCTAACTTGAAAAAATATTCAAGTCCAAAAAATCGCGTTTATTATTGATTAATCGGAATTATTGTTCATTAATGTTATAATTCTTCTGTTTTTGTTATATTTTGTTTTTTCCAAATTATTTCATTATGTTTATCATCATAAATTTCTTCAATATCCTCAGGTACAGTCAATTCATCTTTATACTTTGTTAATACTTCAATTATCAAATCCATAGGCAATGAAGAAATTACCCAAAGATCACTTAATAATATTCTGTTATTATTTTTTACAGGAGCTTTAATAATAGAACTCTCTATAGCTTTTAAAAATATTGATAAATCTTCTTCTTTATAAAATCCTTTACCTGTGTCTGAACCATAATTAATAGGCATATTTACCTCCTCCTTTCTTAGCAATTGTATTATACCATTGATAATTTGCTTTTAAATTAAAATCTTAATTCACTTTAATTTAACTATTAACATTTATAATTATTTGAAAAAGGGGTGAAACAATGTACTTGTACGAATATAAAAAAACAAAAATTAATTATATGAGATATTATGAAAATGATTATATAGTTTTGAAATTCCCTGTAAATTATAATACAAATTACAATGAAAATAAAAACGTATATGTACACTTATTTGAACCCAAAAAAATTCAAGGGGATATTATATTTTTACATGGTATTGGAAATACAAATATCCCTTATTTAGAATGGTACGCTAGATACTTCAAAAAATATAATTATAGAACATCTGTAGTAATACTCCCATATCATTTAAATAGAACACCAAAAGGATTTAATGGAGGAGAATTATTTTATTCTGCAAATCCTGATAAATGTGTTGT is part of the Marinitoga litoralis genome and harbors:
- the groES gene encoding co-chaperone GroES, with the protein product MKVRPLGNRLLIKPVIEEKKTEGGIVLPDTAKEKPMRAEVVAVGNIDSDVELNIGDHVIFAKYSGTEIKIDDEDYILIDVDDILAKYED